One genomic segment of Deltaproteobacteria bacterium includes these proteins:
- a CDS encoding prepilin-type N-terminal cleavage/methylation domain-containing protein gives MNRRNAAFTLVELMIAMAIVMLVLYAAINFFIVSVRQYKVQTKITETNVEGILGLELFRQDLESLGFGLPWNNLGSYTETGVGLNDGNNLAPRAVVSIKGGGGFTVNNSDYLVIKSARVGMSSAAGKWTTLTQANVQRTWTTSAGAGENLANSDYVIVLALGSTDANRRSLVNPGAPYTQDNNTSAFVPLEPYSANIVYGIDNVIPVRPFNRANYYIDNTEVPQRCAPNTGVLVKVVLPHDGTTPTPLPLLDCVADMRVVYGLDNNADGIVDSWTSDLALLFPAGPAAAADIRAQLVEIHVNILGQEGQRDDSYTTPSNTIFVGSEGVGSNFDVSGYRNYRWRQYSIVVKPKNLAQ, from the coding sequence ATGAACCGGCGGAATGCGGCATTTACCCTTGTGGAGCTGATGATCGCCATGGCGATCGTCATGCTGGTGCTCTACGCCGCGATCAACTTCTTCATCGTATCGGTCCGGCAGTACAAGGTGCAGACGAAAATCACCGAGACGAACGTGGAAGGGATCCTCGGTCTGGAGCTTTTCCGCCAGGACCTGGAGAGCCTCGGCTTCGGCCTACCGTGGAACAACCTGGGCAGCTACACCGAGACCGGTGTGGGTCTCAACGACGGGAATAACCTTGCCCCAAGGGCGGTCGTGAGCATCAAAGGCGGTGGGGGGTTTACCGTCAACAACTCCGACTACCTCGTCATCAAGTCGGCGCGCGTCGGGATGAGCTCCGCCGCGGGGAAATGGACGACGCTGACCCAGGCCAACGTGCAGAGGACATGGACCACCTCCGCCGGCGCCGGGGAGAACCTCGCAAACAGCGATTACGTCATCGTGCTGGCGCTTGGGAGCACGGATGCGAATCGCCGGTCACTTGTCAATCCGGGGGCCCCCTACACGCAGGATAACAACACGTCGGCGTTCGTCCCGTTGGAACCGTACTCGGCGAATATCGTCTACGGGATCGACAATGTGATCCCGGTTCGCCCTTTCAATCGCGCGAATTATTACATCGACAACACGGAGGTACCGCAGCGCTGTGCGCCGAACACCGGGGTCCTGGTGAAGGTCGTCCTTCCGCACGACGGAACGACACCGACGCCGCTTCCGTTGCTCGACTGCGTTGCAGACATGCGGGTGGTGTACGGCCTCGACAATAATGCGGACGGAATTGTGGATAGTTGGACATCCGACCTCGCGTTGCTATTCCCCGCGGGTCCGGCGGCGGCGGCGGATATCCGCGCGCAACTTGTGGAGATCCACGTTAACATTTTGGGGCAGGAAGGGCAGCGGGACGATTCCTACACGACGCCGTCGAACACGATCTTCGTAGGGTCGGAGGGGGTGGGAAGCAACTTCGACGTGAGCGGGTACAGGAACTACCGATGGAGGCAGTACTCCATCGTGGTCAAACCGAAGAATCTGGCGCAATGA